GCCCCAGAACAGCACCGCCGAGGAGATCGGGAATCCGGCGGTGTCGATCAGCGCCGCGTTGGCGAGGAACGCGCCGGAAAGCAGCAGTACGGTGCGCCAGTCAGCGGGGGTGTCCGGATCGACGTCCTCGCCGCCCTCGGCCGCACCCCTTCCGCCGCGCAGCACGTCCCTTGCCAGCAGTGCGGCCACCACCAGCAGTGCCGAGCCGACCAGCACCGGGACGGCCTTGGGCCCGATCGGGCCGCGCTGGGTGAAGTCCACCGGCATGCTCAGCGCGTCGGTCAGCACCAGCACCCCGAGCGCGGCCAGCAGCAGGCAGACACCGAGTTCGGACCTGCCGCGCCAGGACCGGCCTGCCGCGGGCGGACCGGCCGCGGCCTGGTCCTGGGCGTCTACAGTGGAATTGTTCATGCCAGCCCCAGCTCCTTCAGTACCTTGACCACCCGGCCGTTCTCCGCCTCGAGG
The sequence above is drawn from the Amycolatopsis aidingensis genome and encodes:
- a CDS encoding tripartite tricarboxylate transporter TctB family protein, whose protein sequence is MNNSTVDAQDQAAAGPPAAGRSWRGRSELGVCLLLAALGVLVLTDALSMPVDFTQRGPIGPKAVPVLVGSALLVVAALLARDVLRGGRGAAEGGEDVDPDTPADWRTVLLLSGAFLANAALIDTAGFPISSAVLFWGACYALGSRNPVRDPLIAATLAVVTWIVFDELLGVPLPGGPLLGVL